A stretch of Telopea speciosissima isolate NSW1024214 ecotype Mountain lineage chromosome 11, Tspe_v1, whole genome shotgun sequence DNA encodes these proteins:
- the LOC122644629 gene encoding DNA polymerase delta subunit 4 has protein sequence MASGGIKGYYRQKKSGVSKSPAKPKSKPKSSTKKSSKAAASLGSDGAQLSALISHGSLDLQGDYDESEDLLRQFDMNMAYGPCIGMSRLDRWERANSLGLDPPKELGDLLRGGKVGVECLWDGRV, from the exons ATGGCATCTGGAGGCATCAAAGGCTATTACAGACAGAAGAAGAGCGGCGTTAGTAAATCACCTGCAAAGCCCAAATCGAAACCAAAGTCTTCCACCAAGAAATCTTCAAAAGCCGCTGCAAGCTTAGGTTCTGATGGTGCTCAACTATCCGCCCTCATCTCTCACGGTTCCCTCGACCTTCAAG gtgATTATGACGAGAGTGAGGATTTGTTGAGGCAGTTTGACATGAACATGGCGTACGGGCCCTGCATTGGGATGAGTCGATTGGATCGATGGGAGCGTGCCAATAGTCTTGGTTTGGATCCGCCAAAAGAATTGGGTGATCTTTTGAGAGGAGGTAAAGTTGGGGTAGAATGCTTGTGGGATGGTCGTGTTTAG